In Rhizobium sp. ARZ01, a genomic segment contains:
- a CDS encoding AzlD family protein — protein MEAYFHTDMVLIILAGAVATFLTRIGGYVMMTQMKSIPPRLEAALNAVPAAVLTTLVAPAFFTGGPDVQVAMAAALIASLRLSILPMLFVGWCAVMLMRYAFGG, from the coding sequence ATGGAGGCGTACTTCCACACAGATATGGTGCTCATCATCCTCGCAGGCGCCGTTGCGACCTTCCTGACGCGCATCGGCGGCTACGTGATGATGACGCAGATGAAGTCGATCCCGCCCCGTCTTGAAGCGGCGCTGAACGCCGTGCCGGCGGCAGTCCTGACGACACTCGTCGCACCGGCCTTCTTCACCGGAGGGCCGGATGTGCAGGTCGCCATGGCCGCCGCCCTGATCGCCAGCCTTCGCCTTTCCATCCTGCCCATGCTTTTCGTTGGCTGGTGCGCGGTCATGCTGATGCGCTACGCGTTCGGCGGGTAG
- a CDS encoding DEAD/DEAH box helicase, producing the protein MTEYEGLAPAMASALAKRGYTTLTPVQKAVSDPKLTGSDVLVSAQTGSGKTVAFGLALAPTLLEGNDRFSPAARPLALAIAPTRELALQVKRELEWLYGETGAVIASCVGGMDIRNERRALDRGAQIVVGTPGRLRDHIDRGSLDLSELRAVVLDEADEMLDLGFREDLEFILEAAPEERRTLMFSATVPRAIEELARSYQRDAIRVSTAAERGQHVDIEYRALAVTPSDRENAIINVLRYYEAQTAIVFCSTRAAVNHLTARFNNRGFSVVALSGELSQNERTHALQAMRDGRARVCIATDVAARGIDLPNLELVIHADLPTNPETLLHRSGRTGRAGRKGVSALIVPLPAIRKAERLLGGAKIKAEWASPPSADAILQRDDERLLADPVLSEAIAEDENAFVDTLLAAVEPRQIAAAFARLYRAGRSAPEDLREVNLDQRRAPRERTHADGAEPTPRRPREEFGPSRWFSISVGRKQNAEPRWLIPMLCRNGNLTKNEIGAIKMQQEETYVELSADVAEAFLAKVGPKRLLEQGIRVTPLEGTPDLTGKPRGKPAFDKPDRFRKERDYGGERDGGKPKRKFDKFEKRPAAAETSDRPFRKDAAKGPRTAGNSDEAPAWNKPSFGKKTSQGKEFHGKDDRGFKEGGFKGKGPRAKGAPGDAPIAKKKKAKKSNG; encoded by the coding sequence ATGACCGAATACGAAGGCCTCGCTCCGGCGATGGCGAGCGCGTTGGCAAAACGCGGCTACACCACCCTGACCCCCGTGCAGAAGGCCGTTTCCGATCCGAAACTGACCGGGTCCGACGTTCTGGTCTCGGCCCAGACCGGCTCGGGCAAGACCGTTGCCTTCGGCCTGGCGCTCGCCCCGACGCTGCTTGAGGGTAACGACCGCTTCAGCCCGGCTGCGCGCCCCCTGGCACTGGCGATCGCCCCGACGCGTGAACTGGCCCTGCAGGTGAAGCGCGAACTCGAATGGCTCTACGGCGAGACCGGTGCGGTGATCGCCTCCTGCGTCGGCGGCATGGACATACGCAACGAACGCCGGGCGCTCGACCGCGGTGCACAGATCGTCGTCGGCACGCCGGGGCGCCTGCGCGACCACATAGACCGCGGCTCGCTCGACCTTTCCGAGCTGCGCGCCGTCGTCCTCGACGAAGCCGACGAGATGCTCGACCTCGGGTTCCGAGAAGATCTGGAATTCATCCTGGAAGCAGCCCCCGAAGAACGGCGCACGCTGATGTTCTCTGCGACCGTGCCACGCGCGATCGAGGAACTGGCGCGCAGCTACCAGCGCGACGCCATCCGCGTATCGACCGCGGCCGAACGCGGCCAGCACGTCGACATCGAGTACCGCGCGCTTGCCGTCACCCCTTCCGACCGGGAAAACGCGATCATCAACGTGCTGCGCTACTACGAAGCGCAAACGGCGATCGTGTTCTGCTCGACGCGAGCGGCCGTCAACCATCTGACCGCCCGCTTCAACAACCGCGGCTTCTCCGTCGTGGCCCTGTCTGGCGAACTGTCACAGAATGAGCGCACCCATGCCCTGCAAGCGATGCGCGACGGTCGTGCCCGAGTCTGCATCGCCACGGACGTGGCCGCCCGCGGCATCGACCTGCCCAACCTGGAACTCGTCATCCACGCCGACCTGCCGACCAATCCGGAAACGCTGCTGCACCGCAGTGGCCGCACCGGCCGCGCAGGCCGTAAGGGTGTCAGCGCGCTGATCGTCCCCCTCCCCGCCATTCGCAAGGCCGAGCGCCTGCTTGGCGGCGCCAAGATCAAGGCGGAATGGGCCTCGCCTCCGTCAGCCGACGCGATCCTGCAACGCGACGACGAGCGGCTGCTGGCCGATCCGGTCTTGAGCGAAGCGATTGCCGAGGACGAAAACGCCTTCGTCGATACGCTGCTTGCCGCCGTCGAGCCCCGGCAGATCGCCGCGGCTTTCGCCAGGCTCTATCGCGCCGGCCGTTCGGCGCCGGAAGACTTGAGAGAGGTTAACCTCGACCAGCGGCGCGCCCCTCGGGAACGCACTCATGCAGACGGAGCAGAGCCAACGCCGCGACGCCCGCGCGAAGAGTTTGGCCCGAGCCGTTGGTTCTCCATTTCTGTCGGACGCAAGCAGAACGCCGAGCCGCGCTGGCTGATTCCGATGCTCTGCCGGAACGGCAACCTCACCAAGAATGAGATCGGCGCGATCAAAATGCAGCAGGAAGAGACGTACGTGGAGCTTTCCGCAGATGTCGCCGAGGCATTTCTCGCCAAGGTCGGGCCGAAGCGTCTGTTGGAGCAAGGTATACGCGTGACACCACTGGAAGGCACGCCCGACCTGACTGGCAAACCCCGCGGCAAGCCTGCGTTCGATAAGCCGGATCGCTTCCGGAAAGAGCGCGACTACGGAGGCGAGCGCGACGGGGGCAAGCCGAAGCGCAAGTTCGACAAATTCGAAAAGCGCCCCGCTGCGGCAGAAACCAGCGACAGGCCGTTCCGCAAGGATGCGGCCAAGGGCCCGCGCACCGCAGGAAATTCTGACGAGGCCCCCGCCTGGAACAAGCCAAGCTTCGGGAAGAAGACCTCCCAGGGCAAGGAGTTCCACGGCAAGGATGACAGGGGCTTCAAGGAGGGCGGCTTCAAAGGCAAGGGGCCACGTGCGAAGGGCGCGCCGGGCGACGCTCCGATCGCCAAAAAGAAGAAGGCAAAGAAATCCAACGGATAA
- a CDS encoding DUF2164 domain-containing protein: MKKLELPKQEKADIVRAIQVYFTEELEQDIGTLPAELLLDFLSGQIGPHHYNRGLRDAHTALLGKMEELADALYRLEEQRDIRR, encoded by the coding sequence ATGAAAAAGCTCGAGCTCCCCAAACAGGAAAAAGCGGACATCGTCCGCGCCATCCAGGTCTATTTCACCGAGGAGCTCGAACAGGACATCGGCACGCTCCCGGCCGAGCTTTTGCTGGACTTCCTCTCGGGGCAGATCGGCCCGCATCATTACAATCGCGGCCTGCGCGACGCGCACACTGCACTGCTTGGCAAGATGGAGGAACTTGCCGACGCCCTCTATCGCCTGGAGGAACAGAGGGACATCAGGCGCTGA
- a CDS encoding AzlC family ABC transporter permease: MSKADFIEGMRIATPVCISAAPFGALFGAVAVANGQTIAEAALMSLTMFAGASQLVGIELFGQKIEPWIIVLSIFAVNFRHILYSAAIVPYVRHFTLIEKFFAFFLLTDPQFAETVNWGESGRRVSFWWYLGYGAMIYVPWQVLTVLGGIFGQLIGDPKLIGIDVLLPIYFMALVLGFRKRPNFLPIVAMSGAASVIAYHTVGSPWHVSIGAVAGMLLAAALPVKRTAKHEATREA, translated from the coding sequence TTGAGCAAGGCTGATTTCATCGAAGGTATGCGCATTGCGACGCCGGTGTGCATTTCTGCCGCCCCGTTCGGCGCCCTGTTTGGCGCGGTTGCGGTCGCAAACGGCCAGACGATTGCCGAGGCGGCTCTGATGAGCCTCACCATGTTCGCCGGTGCGAGCCAGCTCGTTGGCATCGAACTGTTCGGCCAGAAGATCGAGCCCTGGATCATCGTGCTGTCGATTTTTGCGGTGAACTTCCGGCACATTCTCTATTCGGCGGCGATCGTGCCCTATGTGCGGCATTTCACACTGATCGAGAAGTTCTTCGCGTTCTTCCTGCTGACCGATCCGCAGTTTGCCGAGACGGTCAATTGGGGCGAGTCGGGGCGCAGGGTGAGCTTTTGGTGGTACCTCGGCTATGGGGCCATGATCTATGTGCCGTGGCAGGTGTTGACCGTGCTCGGTGGTATCTTCGGTCAGTTGATCGGCGATCCGAAGCTGATCGGCATCGATGTGCTGCTGCCGATCTATTTCATGGCGCTGGTGCTCGGCTTCCGCAAGCGGCCGAATTTCCTGCCGATCGTCGCGATGAGCGGTGCCGCCTCGGTGATCGCCTACCACACCGTCGGCTCGCCCTGGCACGTCAGCATCGGCGCGGTCGCCGGCATGCTGCTAGCGGCAGCGCTTCCGGTGAAGCGCACGGCTAAACACGAAGCGACACGGGAGGCCTGA
- a CDS encoding GFA family protein, with protein MDRFSGGCLCGDVRIVASGRPYRVGLCHCLDCRKHHGALFHASAIFPQDAVTIEGETSDYAGRFFCPRCGSPVFARTEDEIEVNLGSLDTPDQLMPTYELWTVRRESWLPPFPLKNRYDRDRDATSRFED; from the coding sequence ATGGACCGGTTCAGCGGTGGTTGCCTATGCGGCGACGTTCGAATTGTTGCATCCGGACGTCCATACCGGGTCGGCCTTTGTCATTGCCTCGACTGCCGCAAACATCATGGAGCCCTTTTTCATGCTTCCGCGATATTCCCTCAGGATGCGGTGACGATCGAAGGCGAAACAAGCGACTACGCCGGGCGGTTTTTCTGTCCCCGCTGTGGTTCGCCCGTATTCGCGCGTACCGAAGACGAAATCGAAGTGAACCTGGGATCCCTTGATACCCCTGACCAACTCATGCCGACCTACGAACTCTGGACAGTCCGTCGCGAATCCTGGTTGCCGCCGTTTCCGCTCAAGAATCGATACGACCGCGATCGTGATGCCACGAGCCGCTTTGAGGATTAG
- the panB gene encoding 3-methyl-2-oxobutanoate hydroxymethyltransferase — translation MSVHVSKRRLAPADIAALKGQRPIVSLTAYTTPIAKLMDPHVDFMLVGDSLGMVLYGLDSTVGVTLEMMIAHGQAVMRGSSNACVVVDLPFGAYQESKEQAFRSAARVLKETGCSAIKLEGGAEMAETVAFLTQRGIPVLGHVGLMPQLINTTGGYRSLGRSDKEADKIRRDAKAIDDAGAFAIVVEGTVEPLAREISGQLRAPTIGIGASPACDGQVLVVDDALGIFTDFKPRFVKHFANLAPLMSEAFAAYAEEVKARTFPGQEHTFQVKSKTA, via the coding sequence ATGAGCGTACACGTATCGAAACGGCGTCTTGCCCCCGCGGACATAGCCGCCCTCAAGGGCCAGCGCCCCATTGTCAGCCTTACGGCCTATACGACGCCGATCGCCAAGCTGATGGATCCGCATGTGGACTTCATGCTGGTCGGCGACTCGCTCGGCATGGTGCTCTATGGCCTCGATTCCACCGTCGGTGTGACACTGGAAATGATGATCGCGCATGGCCAGGCTGTCATGCGGGGCTCCAGCAATGCCTGTGTCGTCGTGGATCTGCCGTTCGGGGCCTATCAGGAATCGAAGGAACAGGCCTTCCGGAGTGCGGCCCGCGTGCTGAAGGAAACCGGCTGCAGCGCCATCAAGCTCGAAGGCGGCGCGGAAATGGCGGAAACGGTGGCGTTCCTGACCCAGCGCGGCATCCCCGTGCTTGGTCATGTCGGCCTCATGCCGCAGCTGATCAATACGACCGGCGGCTACCGCTCGCTCGGCCGCAGCGACAAGGAAGCCGACAAGATCCGCCGCGATGCCAAGGCCATCGACGATGCCGGCGCATTCGCCATCGTAGTGGAGGGAACGGTCGAGCCGCTTGCGCGCGAAATCAGCGGCCAATTGAGGGCGCCCACGATCGGTATCGGCGCATCGCCGGCCTGTGACGGGCAGGTTCTGGTGGTGGACGATGCACTCGGCATCTTCACGGATTTCAAGCCGCGCTTTGTCAAGCACTTCGCCAATCTGGCACCGCTGATGAGCGAGGCCTTTGCGGCTTACGCAGAAGAAGTCAAGGCGCGGACCTTCCCGGGACAGGAGCATACCTTCCAGGTGAAGAGCAAGACAGCCTGA
- the panC gene encoding pantoate--beta-alanine ligase has protein sequence MQTITTIAGLRAALAPYRAAGKSIGLVPTMGYLHIGHMELVRRSRIENDIVVASIFVNPLQFGANEDLGRYPRDLPRDQLMLEQGGVDFLFAPGVSDMYPRPMETVVDVSTLGSKLEGEVRPGHFAGVSTVVTKLFNIVGPTRGYFGEKDFQQLAIIRRMVEDLAQPVEVIGVPTVRESDGLACSSRNVYLSPEQRAAAVIVPRALDEAERLIAAGEKDAGKVEAAVRAFVSTEPLAEPEVVALRDPETLAQIAEIGEKPVLLLLFIRFGSTKLLDNRVIGTNTVKQ, from the coding sequence ATGCAGACCATCACGACGATCGCGGGATTGCGCGCGGCACTCGCGCCCTATCGTGCGGCCGGAAAGTCGATCGGGCTCGTTCCCACCATGGGCTATCTCCACATTGGCCACATGGAGCTGGTGCGTCGTTCACGCATCGAAAATGACATTGTTGTCGCCTCGATCTTTGTCAATCCGCTGCAATTCGGCGCAAACGAGGATCTTGGGCGCTATCCGCGCGATTTGCCGCGCGATCAATTGATGCTCGAACAGGGCGGCGTCGACTTCCTCTTCGCACCTGGCGTGTCAGACATGTATCCGCGCCCGATGGAGACTGTCGTTGACGTGTCCACGCTCGGCTCCAAGCTCGAGGGCGAGGTGAGGCCAGGACATTTTGCGGGCGTCAGCACGGTCGTCACCAAGCTTTTCAATATCGTCGGGCCGACACGCGGCTATTTCGGCGAAAAGGATTTCCAGCAACTGGCGATCATCCGCCGCATGGTCGAAGACCTTGCACAGCCGGTCGAGGTGATCGGCGTGCCGACAGTGCGGGAATCGGACGGGCTCGCCTGTTCCTCCCGCAACGTCTATCTCTCGCCGGAGCAGCGCGCTGCCGCCGTGATCGTGCCACGCGCGCTGGACGAGGCTGAAAGGCTGATCGCAGCCGGAGAGAAGGATGCCGGCAAGGTCGAGGCGGCTGTTAGGGCCTTTGTCTCGACCGAGCCGCTGGCGGAACCGGAGGTTGTCGCGCTGCGGGACCCGGAGACGCTCGCACAAATCGCCGAAATCGGCGAGAAACCTGTTCTATTGTTGCTTTTCATCCGGTTTGGGAGCACGAAGCTGCTCGATAACCGGGTCATCGGCACGAATACGGTCAAGCAGTAA